In Lactuca sativa cultivar Salinas chromosome 5, Lsat_Salinas_v11, whole genome shotgun sequence, the DNA window tatatgtaaatatatatgtaatttattaacggggtccccatGGAGGTTTCGGGACGGGATTGCCTACTCCCGCCCCCGTCCTAGAAATTAAAACAGAggttaaccttgcccccgcccCCGATCTTTTTTAAAAATTCCCCCAAAAGGGACGGGGCTCCCATTCCCGTGgtcccacgggactttttgacatccctactaTTCGGGTCTTggtttgaaaaccgaaatcaatttggattcacttgattggatcggatcaaaccgatccatccaaacgaacacccctagtaTTTTGGTAAAGAGGTACCGCCAATACCTCCAAGATGTGAGTCCCACACCATTGGATCAAGGCTAGTTGGGTGAAATGCAGTTCTCCAAGCCGCTCCCTATTTATCTCTAGATTCTCTCCCTATTCCTTCTAAAGCATTAATTAGAAGTACCTCATTCTTTAAAACTACCTGTAACAATATGTTTTTAATTAGTTTGTGAattaattttagagtaaattacatgaatggtccctatggtttagggtaatttgcgcgtttggtccccaacttatttttttaactcggaaggtctctaCTGTTTGCTTTTGTTAagtgtttggtccctgtcttacttaaaaagactatttttgccattaattttttaatttatttaaataaacacacctctaACCtcaccccctcaccttaccttacataaCCCacaatttttccctatttaaataataatgttTTTAgttaagacagagaccaaacgcgtaacaaaaacaaacagtagagaccaagtgtgtaacaaaaacaaatagtaaggaccttccgagttaaaaaaataagttagggaccaaacgcgcaaattatcccaaaccatagggaccattcgtgtaatttactcttaatttTATAGTTTTCATTAATATATTGTGAATTAAATTTGTATGAGTTTTATTAGTTtgtgtttatttttaaattaaaaattgaaTGGATTGAGAAATATAAGTTTTTTTGGATTGAAAAAGACTGGAatcgaaaaaaaaataaaagctgATATAACAGTGGATAGAGTGGATCGATGAAAGGATTCCCTCCATGGCGTCAAGAAAAACTGCAACACTACCAAAAATTGCTTCTAACTTCTAAAACCACCATTTTCGTAGCCTTATTCAATTTTCAGACTAACAATACACCATTTTTTGCAACCCTAAGAATCTGAACAGTCCTCGCATTCATCCATTACGCTACTTTCGTTTTTATAACAAAAACCTAAAGTGCCTCTTGTAGACTGTAACGTACTGAAATTCATGTAACTCAACCATAAAATCAGAATTATCAATTAAACACAGTGAACCTTACAAGATCCACCACAACAATTTCAATCGTCAAACCAACCCTATTCCCTCTAAAGTTCCTAACAAATCCGATTCCTTTCATTAAAACTTTGCTTTATGGATTCAACCTCCTTTAAAAATATCCCCCCACTATGTAAGCCTGGTAGTGGAGGTTGCAGAATTCCACACAATCTCACTAGAATATTTAAAGCAACTTAAACACAAAACGAAGACTTCTGTTCCAACTGGGATATTGTATATAACAGACCATGATATATATGATCAATCCATGTTTTAAGTAAAAACTAGTTAATGACAAGATAGATACGATGCATAATTTACATGTAGCTCGCAAAACTGTTCCTTATAAGGTATTGTAtgtcattcttcttcttcttcttcttataacCCACAAACAGACTTCCAGGAGAAGCAGCCACCACAGCAAATATCATCTGACAACATTAAACACCCACCAACTCAATCCCCCAAACAACTACACATTTCACAAATTTTTTAAATCATGActtccaaaaatatatatatatatatatatatatatatatatatatatatatatatatatatatatatatatatatatatatatatatatatatatatattcttttaaaaGTGCCACATGACTTATGAAAAGAGTTACGTGAATTATGATTTTAGAGAGTAAAAGAAACCCACCACACATTACATACCTTCTGTCAAGTTTCAAAACATCCACACAGGAGAGCTCCATTAAAGACGCACCCAAAGCCCAAAGGAATTCCCCCTTTTCATTCAGAATCAGCAACACAACAGAAGACTCCTCCTAACCTAACCTAAGCTGGGACCCAACAAGAAGTAGCACGTAGAATCCTACCTTTCCATCCTTGTAACACCCATTTCCCATCATCATCAAACACAAAATCCTTATGATACCCTGCTTTCACCTTCCCCCTCAGTTTAGAAACAAAAGCCCTCTCCAAAGGTTTGATCTTGAACCCAGCTCTTAAATTCCTAGCTTGCCACTGTTTATAAGTCTCAGGCCTTTCCACCCTCTCACCACCTTCACATGCAATCACATTTAGAGCTTCACGCCCACAAAACTCCCTCTCAAAATTCAACCTTTCCTCATCGTCACGATCTAAAGTAGCATCAAACATATCGAACATTGAAGAGAAATGAAAAAGAGCCTCCTTGAAACGGGTTACAAAAAATGGAGAGCTGTAAGATCCATTCACTACAGTTTGAACAAACATATCAGGCTTCATGTCCCTAATCAACTTCAGAACACCATCTCGTGGATTGCTCTCCATAACCGAATCATCATGTAAGTTCTTGAAAGAAATCAGATTGTTCACTGCAAGACACTCGTTTCTTTGTAGCTTCAGATCTTCAATCTTGATCAACTCCCAGTTTTGAATTGCTATTGCGTTATACTCAAATGGGACATTGAATCTTGCACAATAGTTAGCTAAACGACGCCCTGTTTCCTCCACCCTTTCAGAGGGTCTAAAACCAGGGTCTGGGAGGTCTATTCCGGTGAATCTCAGCTTAGGTGGGCCCCCGGGCCTTTCTGAAAGATGTTTGATGAGAATAGGCCACTGACATCCATATGCAATACCAAAATCTACAATATGAAGAGTGGAATGTGTTGAAGCTGCATCGTATATCATTTTTCCAGCAAAGAAAATGGCAATCTTCTTGAAAGGACAAGATGAGATATAAGACTGATAAGCTTTCAGCTTTTCAGAAGCTGAGATCTTTATGGTGCTTTTAGACATGTAAAGATGAGAACCGATGCCAGCTAAGCGTGCTTCAAGACCATTAGCAAAGATATGAGCTAACCTTTGTGGGGCATCACCAGAAGGGGAAGCGTGTTGTCTTATTTGGTTTAGCTGTTCGTTTGCAGTTATATAATCATCAGTAGCAACTGATTGTGCACAGTTTACCAATAGAGTTCTAACATCTGTGGGTTCACCTGAGCTTCCTCCCCAAGAACGATCAATCCAACCACTGGTGTATCTATGAGCATGTCCATTTTGCTGTAATTTTTTGTTTACTACAGGCTTAGGTGGTTCTTCAGAGACGGATGTGGAAGAACATTCATTATATGTACAAGAAACGATTCTATCAAACATATCACATAGCTCGACTTCTTCCTCAAAAACAGCAGACTGTTTGCTACTCCTTTCTTCCTCATAACTGGTATCCTCACGATGATACTTTTTCCTTCCCCTGAATCCACTGAATGAGTTACCTTTTGTCTCGACATTCTCTTCCTTGACAACCACTTTTGTAGGAGATTGTCTTGGATTTGAAGGTAAGTTGTATTTGTCTAAATCGATGAGTATGGGTTTACTAGGAGGGAGGAATTTGCTAGCTTCCTCCATCCCTCTATTGAACTGTAAGATAGATTCGTTATCAGTGAATATGTTTTCAATGATGTGTGTGTTTACCATTGAATTCAATGTGCTGAAACCATCATTGGTAACGCTAGTGGTAGAGCCAAACGAAGACAACAAAGGGTATTCAAGAGAATGTGTTTGTGGAAATGATGATGATTTGGCTTCAAGAGAATCACCACCAGGCCattgagaatcattggagttgcTACTGTTTGTACTGTAGTCACTTGCGCTACTGAATAAGTTCTCTTCGGGGATTTCAACGTTTGAAGGAGGGTATTTCTCAACAAGGGCTTCATAGAATGATTCCTCTGTTGCTTGTAGAGCTAACGGGTCATGAAACATGCTCTGTTTAGCCTCCATATCCTCTTCCACGAGAATCTGGTTTATGTACCTAACAACACAATCTGAAAAGTCATCGGGGGAGTCTACTTGTGTGGACATGCGTGAAGAGGAATCTGAAGTATAGGGGCCAGAATTTGGTTCCCTGTTAGGAGCTTCTAAAAAGCTGAGATCTAAAGGTTCTTCTCTGAATCGGTATCCATTAGCAAGGCCTGGCGACTGACCAAAGATAGGCAGGATACTCTCATCATCCAAAGAGAAACTATTGATGTAATCAGAGAACTCATCATGCCGCGGTTCCATAATCATCGATGCTTAGTTTCCGCTACTTCtggataaaataaataaaaagtaattAGACAAAGTTTATAACTACAATTTCTAGAAACAACAATATACCAGAAATAAGCATAGTTCATCTGAAAAACGGTACGAATTCAACAACGCAACTCATCGCATATATAAGACCGTATATAAAAAAGGacataaaaaccctaaaatccagCGATGGATCTAATTAGTAACGAATCAGTCAAAATTAGTAATAAGAAACAGAAGAATCAATACCTAATTAACGCGAACTAAGTGCAAAAATCACAGACCTAGATAGAAACAGTTGTTTGGATGAAGGGCTGATAATATGAGATCTGGAGAAACAAAGAAGAAAGAGTTTTCCCACGAAAGGGGTGTGAAATGGGGAGCAGTTGGTTGTGTACCTTTATAAACCGTGTCAACGAAGAATCAAGAATGCAGGTGAGTTTACTCGAACGTCGGCTACACCGGCTACAGCAGTCGATCGTGGTTGTGTTTGGTTGTAGTCGTGGCCTCGTGGGTTTTGTTGACTTGACCTCCTCTTTCTTAGTTGACGAGAAAAAACAAGTGAtaacattattaaaaaaaaaatcgagCCACTTTATCTTACCAAACAAACTTTTGaccataaaataaaaaaataaaaaaaaaaaaaagtgattatggttaatttattaaaaagtagcatttttactttaaaaaaaaattataaatataaactcGGGATTTTATGACATTAAAATTAGCTAAACTAGACAAATCTGTTAAAGGTTCTTTAAATTATATGTAAGTTGTTAATGTATCTTTGGTTATTGGGATACTATTACTAACAAAAACAACCTGAGCAAGCTTGGTGAGTTGTTACCCAAATCGgctttttaaatgatttatttagaaCGGCTGAATATTATAAAATTTGGAATACTTTAGCAAGTAAGAGCAAAACAAGCAATAAATTCCAACTAACACTGAATATATGCTTTCAATGAACTAAGCAAATgctattataaaatataaagctaaattaaaaaataaagttgGAGATGACATGAAGTTTATTTCATTCTTTgtgataaaaaaaacaaacatttaCGATACATATTACTCACTATTTAGGCTAAACAATGTCATGACGTTTTTGTCGTCATCATTCCGACGTGGCATCTAGTGTCTGCGACAAACACCgacattttattctttttttgtcGGCGGCAATATGTTAGCGCCATACTATTGTTGATTTCTCTATCTTCTTTTGCCGTTCAAATTCATTCTCTCACTCTCCTCATTCTACCATCTTTTGCCAATATTTGTCTTCCAACACCACACTTTAGCTTCTAgcaaaaatgacaaaaatgtcaACATTAATGAGGTGGAATTGTGGTCTC includes these proteins:
- the LOC111907281 gene encoding scarecrow-like protein 14 gives rise to the protein MIMEPRHDEFSDYINSFSLDDESILPIFGQSPGLANGYRFREEPLDLSFLEAPNREPNSGPYTSDSSSRMSTQVDSPDDFSDCVVRYINQILVEEDMEAKQSMFHDPLALQATEESFYEALVEKYPPSNVEIPEENLFSSASDYSTNSSNSNDSQWPGGDSLEAKSSSFPQTHSLEYPLLSSFGSTTSVTNDGFSTLNSMVNTHIIENIFTDNESILQFNRGMEEASKFLPPSKPILIDLDKYNLPSNPRQSPTKVVVKEENVETKGNSFSGFRGRKKYHREDTSYEEERSSKQSAVFEEEVELCDMFDRIVSCTYNECSSTSVSEEPPKPVVNKKLQQNGHAHRYTSGWIDRSWGGSSGEPTDVRTLLVNCAQSVATDDYITANEQLNQIRQHASPSGDAPQRLAHIFANGLEARLAGIGSHLYMSKSTIKISASEKLKAYQSYISSCPFKKIAIFFAGKMIYDAASTHSTLHIVDFGIAYGCQWPILIKHLSERPGGPPKLRFTGIDLPDPGFRPSERVEETGRRLANYCARFNVPFEYNAIAIQNWELIKIEDLKLQRNECLAVNNLISFKNLHDDSVMESNPRDGVLKLIRDMKPDMFVQTVVNGSYSSPFFVTRFKEALFHFSSMFDMFDATLDRDDEERLNFEREFCGREALNVIACEGGERVERPETYKQWQARNLRAGFKIKPLERAFVSKLRGKVKAGYHKDFVFDDDGKWVLQGWKGRILRATSCWVPA